A single region of the Ictalurus punctatus breed USDA103 chromosome 26, Coco_2.0, whole genome shotgun sequence genome encodes:
- the LOC108261259 gene encoding interferon-induced protein 44-like isoform X1 has translation MFNVWNEIVGWFTPQQPQRPPQPQRPPKPRTPSPPPPPPEFDEPWRIMPWGNKDKDRLREKLRNFKLCSSDVKFVRLLIVGEVGAGKSSFINSVNNVFQERITSGALVDATAGKSFTKNYRTHHIKGKDGSRLPFVFNDIMGLEPADGQGAHVQDIISALKGFLEEGYKFNPATPASENDSNYKTNTKVSDQTFCLVNVLSASTVSLMNQKLIQKMKDIRKVASKYNLPQVIIMTKVDEACPLVKQDLKKVYTSKKIKEKMQMCSNLLGIPLSNIFPVKNYHEEVDTKNDVDVLILKALDQIVNLANDALEDQNPSEKSE, from the exons ATGTTTAATGTATGGAATGAAATTGTAGGGTGGTTTACACCTCAACAACCTCAAAGACCTCCACAACCTCAAAGACCTCCAAAACCTCGAACACCTTCACCGCCTCCACCGCCTCCAG aattTGATGAGCCATGGAGGATAATGCCTTGGGG gAACAAAGACAAAGACCGTTTACGAGAGAAACTGAGGAACTTTAAGCTCTGCAGTTCTGATGTTAAGTTTGTCAGGCTTCTGATCGTTGGTGAAGTTGGAGCAGGAAAGTCCAGCTTTATAAATTCAGTCAATAATGTTTTCCAAGAGCGGATCACCAGTGGGGCTCTTGTTGATGCAACAGCTGGAAAAAGTTTCACAAAAAAT TACAGAACCCATCATATCAAGGGGAAGGACGGCTCCCGTTTACCTTTTGTGTTCAATGACATCATGGGACTTGAACCTGCCGATGGACAAGGAGCACATGTGCAGGATATCATCTCAGCCTTAAAGGGGTTTCTTGAGGAAGGATATAAA TTTAATCCTGCTACTCCCGCGTCTGAGAATGACTCCAACTACAAAACAAATACCAAAGTTTCTGATCAAACCTTCTGCCTGGTCAACGTTCTATCTGCAAGCACAGTGTCACTCATGAACCAAAAGCTTATTCAAAAGATGAAAGATATCCGTAAGGTGGCTTCAAAGTATA ATTTGCCTCAAGTTATCATCATGACAAAAGTGGATGAAGCCTGCCCTCTGGTTAAACAGGACCTAAAAAAGGTCTACACCAGCAAGAAGATCAAAGAAAAG atgCAGATGTGTAGTAATCTGCTGGGTATTCCACTGAGCAACATCTTCCCTGTGAAGAACTACCACGAGGAGGTGGATACGAAAAATGACGTGGATGTTCTGATCCTCAAGGCACTCGATCAGATCGTGAATCTCGCCAACGATGCCCTGGAAGACCAAAACCCTAGTGAGAAATCTGAGTGa
- the LOC108261259 gene encoding interferon-induced protein 44-like isoform X3 encodes MPWGNKDKDRLREKLRNFKLCSSDVKFVRLLIVGEVGAGKSSFINSVNNVFQERITSGALVDATAGKSFTKNYRTHHIKGKDGSRLPFVFNDIMGLEPADGQGAHVQDIISALKGFLEEGYKFNPATPASENDSNYKTNTKVSDQTFCLVNVLSASTVSLMNQKLIQKMKDIRKVASKYNLPQVIIMTKVDEACPLVKQDLKKVYTSKKIKEKMQMCSNLLGIPLSNIFPVKNYHEEVDTKNDVDVLILKALDQIVNLANDALEDQNPSEKSE; translated from the exons ATGCCTTGGGG gAACAAAGACAAAGACCGTTTACGAGAGAAACTGAGGAACTTTAAGCTCTGCAGTTCTGATGTTAAGTTTGTCAGGCTTCTGATCGTTGGTGAAGTTGGAGCAGGAAAGTCCAGCTTTATAAATTCAGTCAATAATGTTTTCCAAGAGCGGATCACCAGTGGGGCTCTTGTTGATGCAACAGCTGGAAAAAGTTTCACAAAAAAT TACAGAACCCATCATATCAAGGGGAAGGACGGCTCCCGTTTACCTTTTGTGTTCAATGACATCATGGGACTTGAACCTGCCGATGGACAAGGAGCACATGTGCAGGATATCATCTCAGCCTTAAAGGGGTTTCTTGAGGAAGGATATAAA TTTAATCCTGCTACTCCCGCGTCTGAGAATGACTCCAACTACAAAACAAATACCAAAGTTTCTGATCAAACCTTCTGCCTGGTCAACGTTCTATCTGCAAGCACAGTGTCACTCATGAACCAAAAGCTTATTCAAAAGATGAAAGATATCCGTAAGGTGGCTTCAAAGTATA ATTTGCCTCAAGTTATCATCATGACAAAAGTGGATGAAGCCTGCCCTCTGGTTAAACAGGACCTAAAAAAGGTCTACACCAGCAAGAAGATCAAAGAAAAG atgCAGATGTGTAGTAATCTGCTGGGTATTCCACTGAGCAACATCTTCCCTGTGAAGAACTACCACGAGGAGGTGGATACGAAAAATGACGTGGATGTTCTGATCCTCAAGGCACTCGATCAGATCGTGAATCTCGCCAACGATGCCCTGGAAGACCAAAACCCTAGTGAGAAATCTGAGTGa